One Fusarium oxysporum f. sp. lycopersici 4287 chromosome 8, whole genome shotgun sequence genomic region harbors:
- a CDS encoding alcohol dehydrogenase: MAPVSPRLKILSVGGNPVSAFLSWRLQATNACDVTLVWKSGYEHVAQYGISFKSPIFGNERFKPRHVVRNPEDAASAREGPFDYVVLCVKALPDVYDLASVIDSVVTPQHTCIIVNTTHTLGVEAALEERFPTNVVLSLVSGAELTQLGQSEFEHKGPADIWIGPANNPNNIPQTIQEDMAQALAMTLSSGQVECKVSPNIRQQQYERVIGPIAFHPISVIFETPNHASLLEKVGVRDMVSEVIDELLRLADANGCKFDPDFKQKTIDEMSKASGESIMWQDYVARRPMEVETYLGSPVKLARDSNISLPRIETLYSILHNLNLVNRSRPKPGDPNANIIPPASPSAAPVPRMPSQNSHRPMMNGMPNGNGMPPRQPRPRNSSNFSQGGMRRGPPPMNGGPPNGYGRPPPMNGPGSRQPSRRGSLEETNLEEFSHLVLYDDIPEGSEPSVSGDPADINLRERELALRQREMAIREQEIRMRRGPPPGPPGGPGPRRGPHPMRNSKQVFDEDDDDDDDYFDPTANPAPPLIDPDNFDMMSVTSRKNRKAPGPSPGQFRRNPDDMPPPTRGGRFRPNFGRNRSSQVGHSSMTSENILEDPLMSCSSDRYGSVDRGAMNAGSRANSLTASRLDEMQYGPGPGGPPGMNGAYPRRASQSPGNPYTPSMRGGSRRGSPPGGYGPGPGMNGRPSPPDGVRQPVPRHPPGHGNSVAPQQVEQHIGRGQW, from the exons ATGGCGCCTGTATCGCCCCGGCTCAAGATTCTATCAG TGGGAGGCAATCCCGTCTCGGCGTTCCTATCATGGAGGCTCCAGGCCACCAACGCGTGTGATGTGACGCTCGTTTGGAAGTCTGGTTACGAGCATGTGGCACAATACGGTATCTCGTTCAA ATCCCCGATATTTGGCAACGAAAGATTCAAGCCTCGACATG TTGTTCGAAACCCTGAGGATGCCGCGAGCGCTCGAGAAGGCCCCTTCGATTATGTCGTACTCTGCGTCAAGGCGTTACCCGATGTCTACGATCTCGCCTCAGTCATTGACTCGGTCGTGACCCCCCAGCATACAtgcatcatcgtcaacacaACACATACTCTCGGAGTCGAAGCTGCTTTGGAGGAGCGATTTCCTACCAATGTGGTCCTATCACTTGTTTCAGGTGCTGAGCTCACGCAACTCGGTCAGAGTGAATTTGAACATAAGGGCCCAGCAGATATCTGGATTGGTCCTGCTAACAACCCGAACAATATCCCACAAACCATCCAGGAGGACATGGCACAGGCCTTAGCCATGACACTTAGTTCTGGTCAAGTGGAATGCAAAGTCTCGCCAAATATCCGCCAGCAGCAATACGAGAGAGTAATAGG TCCTATTGCGTTCCATCCGATTAGCGTTATCTTCGAAACTCCCAACCATGCCTCGCTTTTGGAAAAGGTTGGCGTTAGGGACATGGTATCGGAGGTCATTGACGAGTTGCTTCGTCTAGCTGATGCTAATGGATGCAAATTTGATCCCGATTTCAAGCAGAAGACGATCGATGAGATGTCCAAAGCTTCCGGGGAGAGCATAATGTGGCAGGATTACGTTGCTCGAAGGCCTATGGAGGTTGAGACGTACCTAGGATCGCCCGTCAAACTGGCTAGAGACTCGAATATTTCCCTTCCTCGTATCGAGACACTTTACTCGATTCTTCATAACCTTAATCTGGTCAACCGCAGCCGACCCAAACCTGGCGATCCGAACGCGAATATCATACCACCCGCCTCCCCCTCCGCGGCACCTGTGCCTCGAATGCCTTCGCAAAACAGCCATCGACCCATGATGAACGGTATGCCCAACGGAAATGGTATGCCCCCTCGCCAGCCCAGACCTCGGAACTCTTCCAACTTCAGCCAAGGCGGTATGCGCCGTGGACCACCTCCGATGAACGGTGGACCACCCAATGGTTATGGTCGACCTCCTCCGATGAATGGTCCTGGATCTCGTCAACCTTCAAGGAGAGGCTCATTAGAGGAGACTAACCTGGAGGAATTCTCTCATCTCGTTCTTTATGACGATATTCCTGAAGGTTCTGAGCCATCCGTCAGTGGTGACCCAGCAGACATTAATCTCAGAGAACGAGAGTTGGCTTTGCGGCAGCGTGAAATGGCAATTCGCGAACAAGAAATCCGAATGCGCCGTGGACCGCCTCCTGGCCCTCCCGGAGGCCCTGGACCTCGTCGTGGCCCTCATCCTATGCGCAACAGCAAGCAGGTGTtcgacgaagacgatgatgatgacgacgattACTTTGACCCTACTGCCAACCCTGCTCCTCCGCTGATCGATCCAGACAACTTCGATATGATGAGCGTTACATCGAGAAAAAACCGAAAAGCTCCAGGACCAAGCCCTGGCCAGTTTCGCCGTAATCCCGATGATATGCCGCCTCCTACACGAGGCGGCCGATTCAGGCCCAACTTCGGCCGCAATCGATCTTCCCAAGTTGGTCACAGCTCCATGACATCTGAAAACATCCTCGAAGACCCCCTCATGAGCTGCTCCTCGGATCGTTATGGATCCGTTGACCGTGGAGCGATGAACGCAGGCTCTCGAGCAAACTCACTAACAGCGTCAAGGCTTGACGAGATGCAGTACGGCCCAGGTCCCGGTGGACCTCCCGGGATGAACGGTGCCTATCCCCGGCGCGCCAGTCAGTCTCCCGGGAACCCTTATACTCCATCCATGCGCGGCGGTAGCCGACGGGGATCGCCTCCGGGTGGTTACGGTCCAGGCCCGGGCATGAATGGCCGACCATCACCCCCGGATGGTGTTCGCCAACCTGTCCCTCGTCACCCACCTGGTCACGGTAACTCAGTAGCACCACAGCAAGTTGAACAACATATTGGG CGCGGGCAGTGGTGA
- a CDS encoding alcohol dehydrogenase, with protein MAPVSPRLKILSVGGNPVSAFLSWRLQATNACDVTLVWKSGYEHVAQYGISFKSPIFGNERFKPRHVVRNPEDAASAREGPFDYVVLCVKALPDVYDLASVIDSVVTPQHTCIIVNTTHTLGVEAALEERFPTNVVLSLVSGAELTQLGQSEFEHKGPADIWIGPANNPNNIPQTIQEDMAQALAMTLSSGQVECKVSPNIRQQQYERVIGPIAFHPISVIFETPNHASLLEKVGVRDMVSEVIDELLRLADANGCKFDPDFKQKTIDEMSKASGESIMWQDYVARRPMEVETYLGSPVKLARDSNISLPRIETLYSILHNLNLVNRSRPKPGDPNANIIPPASPSAAPVPRMPSQNSHRPMMNGMPNGNGMPPRQPRPRNSSNFSQGGMRRGPPPMNGGPPNGYGRPPPMNGPGSRQPSRRGSLEETNLEEFSHLVLYDDIPEGSEPSVSGDPADINLRERELALRQREMAIREQEIRMRRGPPPGPPGGPGPRRGPHPMRNSKQVFDEDDDDDDDYFDPTANPAPPLIDPDNFDMMSVTSRKNRKAPGPSPGQFRRNPDDMPPPTRGGRFRPNFGRNRSSQVGHSSMTSENILEDPLMSCSSDRYGSVDRGAMNAGSRANSLTASRLDEMQYGPGPGGPPGMNGAYPRRASQSPGNPYTPSMRGGSRRGSPPGGYGPGPGMNGRPSPPDGVRQPVPRHPPGHGNSVAPQQVEQHIGVSALHQTKPRNVRSLTGSASASAGSGEFDSEQSANSSQGSLPPRPPIGVR; from the exons ATGGCGCCTGTATCGCCCCGGCTCAAGATTCTATCAG TGGGAGGCAATCCCGTCTCGGCGTTCCTATCATGGAGGCTCCAGGCCACCAACGCGTGTGATGTGACGCTCGTTTGGAAGTCTGGTTACGAGCATGTGGCACAATACGGTATCTCGTTCAA ATCCCCGATATTTGGCAACGAAAGATTCAAGCCTCGACATG TTGTTCGAAACCCTGAGGATGCCGCGAGCGCTCGAGAAGGCCCCTTCGATTATGTCGTACTCTGCGTCAAGGCGTTACCCGATGTCTACGATCTCGCCTCAGTCATTGACTCGGTCGTGACCCCCCAGCATACAtgcatcatcgtcaacacaACACATACTCTCGGAGTCGAAGCTGCTTTGGAGGAGCGATTTCCTACCAATGTGGTCCTATCACTTGTTTCAGGTGCTGAGCTCACGCAACTCGGTCAGAGTGAATTTGAACATAAGGGCCCAGCAGATATCTGGATTGGTCCTGCTAACAACCCGAACAATATCCCACAAACCATCCAGGAGGACATGGCACAGGCCTTAGCCATGACACTTAGTTCTGGTCAAGTGGAATGCAAAGTCTCGCCAAATATCCGCCAGCAGCAATACGAGAGAGTAATAGG TCCTATTGCGTTCCATCCGATTAGCGTTATCTTCGAAACTCCCAACCATGCCTCGCTTTTGGAAAAGGTTGGCGTTAGGGACATGGTATCGGAGGTCATTGACGAGTTGCTTCGTCTAGCTGATGCTAATGGATGCAAATTTGATCCCGATTTCAAGCAGAAGACGATCGATGAGATGTCCAAAGCTTCCGGGGAGAGCATAATGTGGCAGGATTACGTTGCTCGAAGGCCTATGGAGGTTGAGACGTACCTAGGATCGCCCGTCAAACTGGCTAGAGACTCGAATATTTCCCTTCCTCGTATCGAGACACTTTACTCGATTCTTCATAACCTTAATCTGGTCAACCGCAGCCGACCCAAACCTGGCGATCCGAACGCGAATATCATACCACCCGCCTCCCCCTCCGCGGCACCTGTGCCTCGAATGCCTTCGCAAAACAGCCATCGACCCATGATGAACGGTATGCCCAACGGAAATGGTATGCCCCCTCGCCAGCCCAGACCTCGGAACTCTTCCAACTTCAGCCAAGGCGGTATGCGCCGTGGACCACCTCCGATGAACGGTGGACCACCCAATGGTTATGGTCGACCTCCTCCGATGAATGGTCCTGGATCTCGTCAACCTTCAAGGAGAGGCTCATTAGAGGAGACTAACCTGGAGGAATTCTCTCATCTCGTTCTTTATGACGATATTCCTGAAGGTTCTGAGCCATCCGTCAGTGGTGACCCAGCAGACATTAATCTCAGAGAACGAGAGTTGGCTTTGCGGCAGCGTGAAATGGCAATTCGCGAACAAGAAATCCGAATGCGCCGTGGACCGCCTCCTGGCCCTCCCGGAGGCCCTGGACCTCGTCGTGGCCCTCATCCTATGCGCAACAGCAAGCAGGTGTtcgacgaagacgatgatgatgacgacgattACTTTGACCCTACTGCCAACCCTGCTCCTCCGCTGATCGATCCAGACAACTTCGATATGATGAGCGTTACATCGAGAAAAAACCGAAAAGCTCCAGGACCAAGCCCTGGCCAGTTTCGCCGTAATCCCGATGATATGCCGCCTCCTACACGAGGCGGCCGATTCAGGCCCAACTTCGGCCGCAATCGATCTTCCCAAGTTGGTCACAGCTCCATGACATCTGAAAACATCCTCGAAGACCCCCTCATGAGCTGCTCCTCGGATCGTTATGGATCCGTTGACCGTGGAGCGATGAACGCAGGCTCTCGAGCAAACTCACTAACAGCGTCAAGGCTTGACGAGATGCAGTACGGCCCAGGTCCCGGTGGACCTCCCGGGATGAACGGTGCCTATCCCCGGCGCGCCAGTCAGTCTCCCGGGAACCCTTATACTCCATCCATGCGCGGCGGTAGCCGACGGGGATCGCCTCCGGGTGGTTACGGTCCAGGCCCGGGCATGAATGGCCGACCATCACCCCCGGATGGTGTTCGCCAACCTGTCCCTCGTCACCCACCTGGTCACGGTAACTCAGTAGCACCACAGCAAGTTGAACAACATATTGGGGTGAGCGCCCTCCACCAAACTAAGCCTAGGAATGTTCGCAGTCTGACGGGTAGTGCGAGCGCCAGCGCGGGCAGTGGTGAATTTGATTCCGAACAATCTGCAAACAGCAGTCAAGGCAGCTTGCCTCCACGACCGCCAATCGGTGTGCGTTAG
- a CDS encoding alcohol dehydrogenase → MANSELMSVCSVGGNPVSAFLSWRLQATNACDVTLVWKSGYEHVAQYGISFKSPIFGNERFKPRHVVRNPEDAASAREGPFDYVVLCVKALPDVYDLASVIDSVVTPQHTCIIVNTTHTLGVEAALEERFPTNVVLSLVSGAELTQLGQSEFEHKGPADIWIGPANNPNNIPQTIQEDMAQALAMTLSSGQVECKVSPNIRQQQYERVIGPIAFHPISVIFETPNHASLLEKVGVRDMVSEVIDELLRLADANGCKFDPDFKQKTIDEMSKASGESIMWQDYVARRPMEVETYLGSPVKLARDSNISLPRIETLYSILHNLNLVNRSRPKPGDPNANIIPPASPSAAPVPRMPSQNSHRPMMNGMPNGNGMPPRQPRPRNSSNFSQGGMRRGPPPMNGGPPNGYGRPPPMNGPGSRQPSRRGSLEETNLEEFSHLVLYDDIPEGSEPSVSGDPADINLRERELALRQREMAIREQEIRMRRGPPPGPPGGPGPRRGPHPMRNSKQVFDEDDDDDDDYFDPTANPAPPLIDPDNFDMMSVTSRKNRKAPGPSPGQFRRNPDDMPPPTRGGRFRPNFGRNRSSQVGHSSMTSENILEDPLMSCSSDRYGSVDRGAMNAGSRANSLTASRLDEMQYGPGPGGPPGMNGAYPRRASQSPGNPYTPSMRGGSRRGSPPGGYGPGPGMNGRPSPPDGVRQPVPRHPPGHGNSVAPQQVEQHIGRGQW, encoded by the exons ATGGCCAACAGCGAGCTAATGTCAGTTTGTTCAGTGGGAGGCAATCCCGTCTCGGCGTTCCTATCATGGAGGCTCCAGGCCACCAACGCGTGTGATGTGACGCTCGTTTGGAAGTCTGGTTACGAGCATGTGGCACAATACGGTATCTCGTTCAA ATCCCCGATATTTGGCAACGAAAGATTCAAGCCTCGACATG TTGTTCGAAACCCTGAGGATGCCGCGAGCGCTCGAGAAGGCCCCTTCGATTATGTCGTACTCTGCGTCAAGGCGTTACCCGATGTCTACGATCTCGCCTCAGTCATTGACTCGGTCGTGACCCCCCAGCATACAtgcatcatcgtcaacacaACACATACTCTCGGAGTCGAAGCTGCTTTGGAGGAGCGATTTCCTACCAATGTGGTCCTATCACTTGTTTCAGGTGCTGAGCTCACGCAACTCGGTCAGAGTGAATTTGAACATAAGGGCCCAGCAGATATCTGGATTGGTCCTGCTAACAACCCGAACAATATCCCACAAACCATCCAGGAGGACATGGCACAGGCCTTAGCCATGACACTTAGTTCTGGTCAAGTGGAATGCAAAGTCTCGCCAAATATCCGCCAGCAGCAATACGAGAGAGTAATAGG TCCTATTGCGTTCCATCCGATTAGCGTTATCTTCGAAACTCCCAACCATGCCTCGCTTTTGGAAAAGGTTGGCGTTAGGGACATGGTATCGGAGGTCATTGACGAGTTGCTTCGTCTAGCTGATGCTAATGGATGCAAATTTGATCCCGATTTCAAGCAGAAGACGATCGATGAGATGTCCAAAGCTTCCGGGGAGAGCATAATGTGGCAGGATTACGTTGCTCGAAGGCCTATGGAGGTTGAGACGTACCTAGGATCGCCCGTCAAACTGGCTAGAGACTCGAATATTTCCCTTCCTCGTATCGAGACACTTTACTCGATTCTTCATAACCTTAATCTGGTCAACCGCAGCCGACCCAAACCTGGCGATCCGAACGCGAATATCATACCACCCGCCTCCCCCTCCGCGGCACCTGTGCCTCGAATGCCTTCGCAAAACAGCCATCGACCCATGATGAACGGTATGCCCAACGGAAATGGTATGCCCCCTCGCCAGCCCAGACCTCGGAACTCTTCCAACTTCAGCCAAGGCGGTATGCGCCGTGGACCACCTCCGATGAACGGTGGACCACCCAATGGTTATGGTCGACCTCCTCCGATGAATGGTCCTGGATCTCGTCAACCTTCAAGGAGAGGCTCATTAGAGGAGACTAACCTGGAGGAATTCTCTCATCTCGTTCTTTATGACGATATTCCTGAAGGTTCTGAGCCATCCGTCAGTGGTGACCCAGCAGACATTAATCTCAGAGAACGAGAGTTGGCTTTGCGGCAGCGTGAAATGGCAATTCGCGAACAAGAAATCCGAATGCGCCGTGGACCGCCTCCTGGCCCTCCCGGAGGCCCTGGACCTCGTCGTGGCCCTCATCCTATGCGCAACAGCAAGCAGGTGTtcgacgaagacgatgatgatgacgacgattACTTTGACCCTACTGCCAACCCTGCTCCTCCGCTGATCGATCCAGACAACTTCGATATGATGAGCGTTACATCGAGAAAAAACCGAAAAGCTCCAGGACCAAGCCCTGGCCAGTTTCGCCGTAATCCCGATGATATGCCGCCTCCTACACGAGGCGGCCGATTCAGGCCCAACTTCGGCCGCAATCGATCTTCCCAAGTTGGTCACAGCTCCATGACATCTGAAAACATCCTCGAAGACCCCCTCATGAGCTGCTCCTCGGATCGTTATGGATCCGTTGACCGTGGAGCGATGAACGCAGGCTCTCGAGCAAACTCACTAACAGCGTCAAGGCTTGACGAGATGCAGTACGGCCCAGGTCCCGGTGGACCTCCCGGGATGAACGGTGCCTATCCCCGGCGCGCCAGTCAGTCTCCCGGGAACCCTTATACTCCATCCATGCGCGGCGGTAGCCGACGGGGATCGCCTCCGGGTGGTTACGGTCCAGGCCCGGGCATGAATGGCCGACCATCACCCCCGGATGGTGTTCGCCAACCTGTCCCTCGTCACCCACCTGGTCACGGTAACTCAGTAGCACCACAGCAAGTTGAACAACATATTGGG CGCGGGCAGTGGTGA
- a CDS encoding alcohol dehydrogenase: MANSELMSVCSVGGNPVSAFLSWRLQATNACDVTLVWKSGYEHVAQYGISFKSPIFGNERFKPRHVVRNPEDAASAREGPFDYVVLCVKALPDVYDLASVIDSVVTPQHTCIIVNTTHTLGVEAALEERFPTNVVLSLVSGAELTQLGQSEFEHKGPADIWIGPANNPNNIPQTIQEDMAQALAMTLSSGQVECKVSPNIRQQQYERVIGPIAFHPISVIFETPNHASLLEKVGVRDMVSEVIDELLRLADANGCKFDPDFKQKTIDEMSKASGESIMWQDYVARRPMEVETYLGSPVKLARDSNISLPRIETLYSILHNLNLVNRSRPKPGDPNANIIPPASPSAAPVPRMPSQNSHRPMMNGMPNGNGMPPRQPRPRNSSNFSQGGMRRGPPPMNGGPPNGYGRPPPMNGPGSRQPSRRGSLEETNLEEFSHLVLYDDIPEGSEPSVSGDPADINLRERELALRQREMAIREQEIRMRRGPPPGPPGGPGPRRGPHPMRNSKQVFDEDDDDDDDYFDPTANPAPPLIDPDNFDMMSVTSRKNRKAPGPSPGQFRRNPDDMPPPTRGGRFRPNFGRNRSSQVGHSSMTSENILEDPLMSCSSDRYGSVDRGAMNAGSRANSLTASRLDEMQYGPGPGGPPGMNGAYPRRASQSPGNPYTPSMRGGSRRGSPPGGYGPGPGMNGRPSPPDGVRQPVPRHPPGHGNSVAPQQVEQHIGVSALHQTKPRNVRSLTGSASASAGSGEFDSEQSANSSQGSLPPRPPIGVR; encoded by the exons ATGGCCAACAGCGAGCTAATGTCAGTTTGTTCAGTGGGAGGCAATCCCGTCTCGGCGTTCCTATCATGGAGGCTCCAGGCCACCAACGCGTGTGATGTGACGCTCGTTTGGAAGTCTGGTTACGAGCATGTGGCACAATACGGTATCTCGTTCAA ATCCCCGATATTTGGCAACGAAAGATTCAAGCCTCGACATG TTGTTCGAAACCCTGAGGATGCCGCGAGCGCTCGAGAAGGCCCCTTCGATTATGTCGTACTCTGCGTCAAGGCGTTACCCGATGTCTACGATCTCGCCTCAGTCATTGACTCGGTCGTGACCCCCCAGCATACAtgcatcatcgtcaacacaACACATACTCTCGGAGTCGAAGCTGCTTTGGAGGAGCGATTTCCTACCAATGTGGTCCTATCACTTGTTTCAGGTGCTGAGCTCACGCAACTCGGTCAGAGTGAATTTGAACATAAGGGCCCAGCAGATATCTGGATTGGTCCTGCTAACAACCCGAACAATATCCCACAAACCATCCAGGAGGACATGGCACAGGCCTTAGCCATGACACTTAGTTCTGGTCAAGTGGAATGCAAAGTCTCGCCAAATATCCGCCAGCAGCAATACGAGAGAGTAATAGG TCCTATTGCGTTCCATCCGATTAGCGTTATCTTCGAAACTCCCAACCATGCCTCGCTTTTGGAAAAGGTTGGCGTTAGGGACATGGTATCGGAGGTCATTGACGAGTTGCTTCGTCTAGCTGATGCTAATGGATGCAAATTTGATCCCGATTTCAAGCAGAAGACGATCGATGAGATGTCCAAAGCTTCCGGGGAGAGCATAATGTGGCAGGATTACGTTGCTCGAAGGCCTATGGAGGTTGAGACGTACCTAGGATCGCCCGTCAAACTGGCTAGAGACTCGAATATTTCCCTTCCTCGTATCGAGACACTTTACTCGATTCTTCATAACCTTAATCTGGTCAACCGCAGCCGACCCAAACCTGGCGATCCGAACGCGAATATCATACCACCCGCCTCCCCCTCCGCGGCACCTGTGCCTCGAATGCCTTCGCAAAACAGCCATCGACCCATGATGAACGGTATGCCCAACGGAAATGGTATGCCCCCTCGCCAGCCCAGACCTCGGAACTCTTCCAACTTCAGCCAAGGCGGTATGCGCCGTGGACCACCTCCGATGAACGGTGGACCACCCAATGGTTATGGTCGACCTCCTCCGATGAATGGTCCTGGATCTCGTCAACCTTCAAGGAGAGGCTCATTAGAGGAGACTAACCTGGAGGAATTCTCTCATCTCGTTCTTTATGACGATATTCCTGAAGGTTCTGAGCCATCCGTCAGTGGTGACCCAGCAGACATTAATCTCAGAGAACGAGAGTTGGCTTTGCGGCAGCGTGAAATGGCAATTCGCGAACAAGAAATCCGAATGCGCCGTGGACCGCCTCCTGGCCCTCCCGGAGGCCCTGGACCTCGTCGTGGCCCTCATCCTATGCGCAACAGCAAGCAGGTGTtcgacgaagacgatgatgatgacgacgattACTTTGACCCTACTGCCAACCCTGCTCCTCCGCTGATCGATCCAGACAACTTCGATATGATGAGCGTTACATCGAGAAAAAACCGAAAAGCTCCAGGACCAAGCCCTGGCCAGTTTCGCCGTAATCCCGATGATATGCCGCCTCCTACACGAGGCGGCCGATTCAGGCCCAACTTCGGCCGCAATCGATCTTCCCAAGTTGGTCACAGCTCCATGACATCTGAAAACATCCTCGAAGACCCCCTCATGAGCTGCTCCTCGGATCGTTATGGATCCGTTGACCGTGGAGCGATGAACGCAGGCTCTCGAGCAAACTCACTAACAGCGTCAAGGCTTGACGAGATGCAGTACGGCCCAGGTCCCGGTGGACCTCCCGGGATGAACGGTGCCTATCCCCGGCGCGCCAGTCAGTCTCCCGGGAACCCTTATACTCCATCCATGCGCGGCGGTAGCCGACGGGGATCGCCTCCGGGTGGTTACGGTCCAGGCCCGGGCATGAATGGCCGACCATCACCCCCGGATGGTGTTCGCCAACCTGTCCCTCGTCACCCACCTGGTCACGGTAACTCAGTAGCACCACAGCAAGTTGAACAACATATTGGGGTGAGCGCCCTCCACCAAACTAAGCCTAGGAATGTTCGCAGTCTGACGGGTAGTGCGAGCGCCAGCGCGGGCAGTGGTGAATTTGATTCCGAACAATCTGCAAACAGCAGTCAAGGCAGCTTGCCTCCACGACCGCCAATCGGTGTGCGTTAG
- a CDS encoding ATP-dependent RNA helicase SUB2: MSHEEDLIDYSDEEIGGNETTATTSNGKKGELAAGNNVDKKGSYVGIHSTGFRDFLLKAELIRAIGDCGFEHPSEVQQTCIPQALLGGDIICQAKSGLGKTAVFVLATLQQVEPVNGEVSVVVMCHTRELAYQIRDEYNRFSKYMPDIKTGVFYGGTPIKTDMETLKNKDTCPHIIVGTPGRLKALVRDKALRLGSVRIFVLDECDKMLDQPDMRTDVQDVFRATPPQKQVMMFSATLSEEVKPICRKFMQNPTEHYVDEDTKLTLHGLQQFYIKLEEKEKNRKLNELLDELQFNQVIIFVRSTVRATELDKLLRECNFPSIAVHSGVSQEERIRRYKEFKEFKKRICVATDVFGRGIDIERINLAINYDLSNDASSYLHRVGRAGRFGTKGLAISFVSTDQDQEVLKEIEKRFEVALPYVASLLFSSLFQ; encoded by the exons ATGTCTCACGAGGAAGATCTCATTGATTACTCCGATGAGGAGATCGGTGGTAACGAAACCACTGCTACCACCTCCAAcggcaagaagggcgagCTTGCTGCCGGCAACAATGTCGACAAGAAGGGCAGCTACGTCGGCATTCATTCCACCGGTTTCCGCGATTTTCTTTTGAAGGCTGAGTTAATTCGCGCCATCGGCGACTGCGGTTTCGAACATCCATCGGAGG TTCAACAAACCTGTATCCCCCAGGCACTCCTCGGTGGTGATATCATCTGCCAGGCCAAGTCTGGTCTAGGAAAGACAGCTGTCTTCGTTCTCGCTACCCTTCAGCAGGTCGAGCCTGTGAACGGAGAGGTCTCCGTCGTTGTTATGTGCCACACCCGAGAGCTGGCTTACCAGATCCGTGACGAGTACAACCGTTTCAGCAAGTACATGCCCGATATCAAGACCGGTGTGTTCTATGGTGGAACTCCCATCAAGACCGACATGGAGACACTCAAGAATAAGGACACTTGCCCTCACATCATCGTGGGTACTCCTGGACGTCTTAAGGCCCTCGTTCGTGACAAGGCCCTACGTCTGGGCAGTGTTCGCATCTTCGTGCTTGATGAGTGTGACAAGATGCTTGATCAGCCTG ATATGCGTACGGATGTGCAAGATGTTTTCCGCGCTACGCCTCCTCAGAAGCAGGTTATGATGTTCTCGGCCACCTTGTCCGAGGAGGTAAAACCTATTTGCCGAAAGTTCATGCAGAACCCGACCGAGCACTACGTCGACGAGGACACTAAGCTCACTCTTCATGGTCTTCAGCAGTTCTATATCAAGttggaagaaaaggagaagaatcgCAAGCTCAACGAGCTCTTGGATGAACTCCAGTTCAACCAGGTCATTATTTTCGTCCGTAGCACTGTTCGTGCCACTGAGCTTGACAAGCTCCTCAGGGAGTGTAACTTTCCTTCTATTGCCGTCCACTCTGGCGTCAGTCAGGAAGAACG TATTCGTCGCTACAAGGAGttcaaggagttcaagaagagaatCTGCGTTGCTACCGATGTCTTTGGACGAGGTATTGATATTGAGCGTATCAACCTCGCCATCAACTACGACTTGTCCAACGATGCCAGCTCCTACCTGCACCGTGTCGGTCGTGCTGGACGATTCGGTACCAAGGGATTGGCCATCTCGTTCGTCAGCACcgaccaagaccaagaggTGCTTAAGGAGATCGAGAAGCGATTCGAAGTCGCCCTTCCGTATGTTGcttcccttctcttctcttcattGTTCCAGTGA